A genomic region of Candidatus Pseudomonas phytovorans contains the following coding sequences:
- the ccoS gene encoding cbb3-type cytochrome oxidase assembly protein CcoS, translating to MPALYVMIPAALLLVGVAVYIFFWAVDSGQYDDLEGPAHSILFDDQDPRHQAAVKPDDTPADADKEPPPRA from the coding sequence ATGCCCGCCCTCTATGTCATGATCCCCGCAGCCCTGCTGCTGGTCGGCGTGGCCGTATACATATTCTTCTGGGCGGTGGATAGCGGCCAGTACGACGACCTTGAAGGCCCCGCCCACAGCATTCTGTTTGACGACCAGGACCCGCGCCACCAGGCTGCGGTGAAGCCTGACGACACCCCGGCCGACGCCGACAAGGAACCACCACCCCGTGCCTGA
- the fnrA gene encoding Crp/Fnr family transcriptional regulator FnrA, with protein MSEPVKLRPHNQAHCKDCSLAPLCLPLSLNLDDMDALDEIVKRGRPLKKGEFLFRQGDSFGSVYAVRSGALKTFSLSDSGEEQITGFHLPSELVGLSGMDTETYPVSAQAQETTSVCEIPFERLDELSVQLPQLRRQLMRVMSREIRDDQQMMLLLSKKTADERIATFLVNLSARFRARGYSANQFRLSMSRNEIGNYLGLAVETVSRVFTRFQQNGLLRAEGKEVHILDPIQLCALAGGAMEA; from the coding sequence ATGTCCGAGCCAGTCAAACTGCGCCCACACAACCAGGCCCATTGCAAGGATTGCAGCCTGGCCCCCCTGTGCCTGCCACTGTCGCTGAACCTGGACGACATGGATGCACTGGATGAAATCGTCAAGCGTGGACGACCGCTGAAAAAAGGCGAGTTCCTGTTCCGCCAGGGTGACAGTTTCGGCTCGGTCTATGCAGTACGCTCCGGCGCCCTTAAAACCTTCAGCCTCAGCGACAGCGGCGAAGAGCAGATCACCGGCTTCCACCTGCCCAGCGAACTGGTCGGCCTGTCGGGCATGGACACCGAAACCTACCCGGTATCGGCCCAGGCGCAGGAAACCACTTCGGTGTGCGAAATCCCTTTCGAGCGGCTTGATGAGCTGTCGGTGCAACTGCCACAGCTACGTCGCCAGCTGATGCGGGTAATGAGCCGGGAAATCCGCGACGACCAGCAAATGATGCTGCTGCTGTCGAAAAAAACCGCAGACGAGCGCATTGCCACCTTCCTGGTCAACCTGTCCGCACGCTTCCGCGCCCGTGGCTACTCGGCCAACCAGTTCCGCCTGAGTATGTCGCGCAACGAAATAGGCAACTACCTGGGCCTGGCGGTGGAAACCGTGTCGCGGGTGTTCACGCGCTTCCAGCAAAACGGCCTGCTGCGTGCCGAAGGCAAGGAAGTGCACATCCTCGACCCGATCCAGCTGTGTGCGCTGGCCGGTGGCGCAATGGAAGCCTGA
- the hemN gene encoding oxygen-independent coproporphyrinogen III oxidase has translation MLDDIRWDTDLIRRYDLAGPRYTSYPTAVQLHSEVGSFDLLHALRESRRAVRPLSLYVHVPFCANICYYCACNKVITKDRARAAPYLQRLEQEIQLVACHLGPKQRVEQLHFGGGTPTFLSHVELRQLMATLRQHFHLLDDDSGDYGIEIDPREADWSTMGLLRELGFNRVSLGVQDLDPAVQRAVNRLQSLEQTRTLIEAARTLQFRSVNLDLIYGLPKQTPEGFARTVEEVIRLQPDRLSVFNYAHLPERFMPQRRIDNNDLPSPAAKLEMLHATIDQLTAAGYRYIGMDHFALPDDELAIAQEEGTLQRNFQGYTTHGHCDLIGLGVSSISQIGDLYCQNSSDLNTYQDSLSNAQLATQRGLLCNHDDRVRRAVIQQLICHFELDFEPIEQAFTIDFRGYFNDIWPELLTLQRDGLISLDDKGIRILPAGRLLARSVCMVFDAYLAMHNRQRFSRVI, from the coding sequence ATGCTCGACGACATTCGTTGGGATACCGACCTGATCCGCCGCTACGATCTGGCCGGGCCACGCTACACCTCCTACCCGACCGCCGTGCAACTGCACAGCGAGGTGGGCTCGTTCGACCTGCTCCACGCCCTGCGCGAGAGCCGCCGGGCCGTGCGCCCGCTGTCGCTGTACGTGCACGTGCCGTTCTGCGCCAACATCTGCTACTACTGCGCCTGCAACAAGGTGATCACCAAAGACCGCGCTCGCGCCGCGCCCTACCTGCAGCGCCTGGAGCAGGAAATCCAGCTGGTCGCCTGCCACCTGGGCCCCAAGCAGCGTGTTGAACAACTGCATTTCGGCGGCGGCACGCCCACTTTCCTCAGCCACGTGGAACTGCGCCAGCTGATGGCCACCCTGCGCCAGCACTTCCACCTGCTGGACGACGACTCGGGCGACTACGGCATCGAGATCGACCCCCGCGAGGCCGACTGGTCGACCATGGGCCTGCTGCGCGAGCTGGGGTTCAACCGCGTCAGCCTGGGCGTGCAAGACCTCGACCCGGCCGTGCAGCGCGCGGTCAACCGCCTGCAGAGCCTGGAACAGACCCGCACACTGATCGAGGCTGCGCGCACGTTGCAGTTCCGCTCGGTCAACCTGGACCTGATCTACGGCCTGCCCAAGCAAACCCCGGAAGGCTTTGCGCGCACCGTCGAAGAAGTGATCCGCCTGCAGCCCGACCGCCTGTCGGTGTTCAACTACGCCCACCTGCCCGAGCGTTTCATGCCCCAGCGGCGCATCGACAACAACGACTTGCCCAGCCCGGCCGCCAAGCTGGAGATGCTGCACGCCACCATCGACCAGTTGACCGCCGCCGGCTACCGCTACATCGGCATGGACCACTTCGCCCTGCCGGACGACGAACTGGCCATCGCCCAGGAAGAAGGCACCTTGCAGCGCAACTTCCAGGGTTACACCACCCACGGGCACTGCGACCTGATCGGCCTGGGCGTGTCGTCCATCAGCCAGATCGGCGACCTGTATTGCCAGAACAGCAGCGACCTCAACACCTACCAGGACAGCCTGTCCAACGCCCAACTGGCCACTCAACGCGGCCTGCTGTGCAATCACGACGACCGTGTGCGCCGGGCAGTGATCCAGCAACTGATCTGCCATTTCGAGCTGGACTTCGAACCGATCGAGCAGGCCTTCACCATCGATTTTCGCGGCTATTTCAACGATATCTGGCCAGAGCTGCTGACCTTGCAGCGCGATGGCCTGATCAGCCTGGACGACAAGGGCATCCGCATCCTCCCGGCCGGCCGCCTGTTGGCGCGCTCGGTGTGCATGGTGTTCGACGCCTATCTGGCGATGCACAACCGCCAGCGTTTCTCGCGGGTTATCTGA
- a CDS encoding sulfite exporter TauE/SafE family protein: protein MPDLLPLLGSALVLGLLGGGHCLGMCGGLMGALTLAIPPEQRGKRLRLLLAYNLGRILSYACAGLLLGLAGWAVASSPAALGLRVVAALLLIAMGLYLAGWWSGLTRIEALGRGLWRHIQPVASRLLPVSSLPRALLLGALWGWLPCGLVYSTLLWAASQGNAGYSAALMLAFGAGTWPVLLATGLAAERVNALLRRRSVRVAGGVLVMLFGVWTLPGPHQHWLMGH from the coding sequence GTGCCTGACCTGCTTCCCCTGCTTGGCTCGGCACTGGTCCTTGGCCTGCTTGGCGGCGGCCACTGCCTGGGCATGTGCGGCGGCCTGATGGGCGCGCTGACCCTGGCCATTCCCCCCGAGCAACGTGGCAAGCGCCTGCGCCTGCTGCTGGCGTACAACCTCGGGCGCATCCTCAGCTATGCCTGCGCCGGCCTGCTGCTTGGCCTGGCCGGCTGGGCCGTGGCCAGCAGCCCGGCCGCCCTGGGACTGAGGGTGGTGGCAGCGCTGTTGTTGATCGCCATGGGCCTCTACCTGGCCGGCTGGTGGAGCGGGCTGACCCGCATCGAAGCCCTGGGGCGCGGGCTGTGGCGGCATATCCAGCCGGTGGCCTCGCGCTTGTTGCCAGTGTCCAGCCTGCCCCGGGCGTTGCTGCTGGGGGCGCTGTGGGGGTGGCTTCCGTGCGGGCTGGTGTACAGCACGCTGTTGTGGGCGGCCAGCCAGGGCAACGCCGGGTACAGCGCGGCGTTGATGCTGGCATTCGGGGCCGGGACCTGGCCGGTGCTGCTGGCCACCGGGTTGGCGGCGGAGCGGGTGAATGCCTTGTTGAGGCGGCGCAGTGTGCGGGTGGCTGGCGGGGTGCTGGTGATGTTGTTTGGCGTCTGGACCCTGCCTGGGCCCCACCAGCACTGGTTGATGGGGCATTGA